In one Ochotona princeps isolate mOchPri1 chromosome 16, mOchPri1.hap1, whole genome shotgun sequence genomic region, the following are encoded:
- the ZSCAN22 gene encoding zinc finger and SCAN domain-containing protein 22: protein MAVPKSSLSPQPWEQDSFLQVKVEEEETNLDATTCVEAARLRFRHFRYEHAASPQDALAQLHDLCCQWLQPELHSKEQMLELLVLEQFLGALPPEIQTWVGAQCPKSGEEAAVLVEDLTHMLDRRGVKPTEASCKQGDVEETEPSGMITEALAGSISAGPSLVEACEPEASSASQAGLSCEIWTRSVTHESNDRKAARPCKDTSTHWMDYEPGTSGNTSNTWSSVSHQEKAAAAGERLRPPKGCGVQPPVTHSGRTPWRCGRCRKTLWSASALEAHEKSHPQKTPYACRECGKAFSRRTHLAQHRVVHTGAKPHECKDCGKAFSRVTHLTQHRRIHTGEKPYKCGECGKNFSRSTHLTQHQRVHTGERPYECDECGKTFSQSTHLTQHQRIHTGEKPYKCDACGRAFSNCSALIRHLRIHSGEKPYQCQICPKAFTQSSSLIEHQRIHTGEKPYKCSDCGKAFSRSSALMAHLKIHITVLP from the exons ATGGCTGTGCCCAAGAGTTCCCTGAGCCCACAGCCCTGGGAACAGGACAGCTTCCTCCAAGTGAAGGTGGAAGAGGAGGAAACCAACCTCGATGCCACCACCTGTGTGGAGGCTGCGCGCCTGCGCTTCCGGCACTTCCGCTACGAGCATGCAGCTAGTCCACAGGAcgctctggcccagctccacgATCTGTGCTGCCAATGGCTGCAGCCCGAACTGCACTCCAAGGAGCAGATGCTGGAGCTGCTGGTGTTGGAGCAGTTCCTGGGTGCGCTGCCCCCCGAGATCCAGACCTGGGTGGGGGCACAGTGCCCCAAGAGCGGAGAGGAGGCTGCTGTGCTGGTGGAGGATCTGACGCACATGCTGGACAGGAGAG gagttaagCCCACAGAGGCGAGCTGCAAACAAGGAGATGTGGAGGAGACAGAACCCTCGGGCATGATCACTGAAGCCCTCGCAGGCAGTATTTCCGCGGGACCTTCCCTTGTTGAGGCCTGTGAACCCGAGGCCAGCTCAGCGAGTCAGGCAGGACTCTCATGTGAGATCTGGACAAGGTCTGTCACTCACGAGAGCAACgacaggaaagcagcaaggcCCTGCAAGGACACCTCAACACACTGGATGGACTACGAACCTGGCACCTCAGGAAACACCTCCAACACATGGTCAAGTGTCAGCCACCAAGAGaaagctgctgctgcaggggagAGATTGCGTCCACCGAAGGGTTGTGGGGTACAGCCTCCAGTCACACACTCGGGGAGGACACCCTGGCGGTGCGGCAGGTGCAGGAAGACGTTGTGGAGTGCTTCAGCCCTCGAGGCACACGAGAAGAGCCACCCCCAGAAGACACCCTATGCCTGCAGGGAGTGCGGGAAGGCCTTCAGCCGCCGCACTCACTTGGCCCAGCACCGTGTTGTCCACACCGGAGCCAAGCCCCATGAATGCAAGGACTGCGGCAAGGCCTTCAGCCGTGTCACTCACTTGACTCAGCACCGAAGGATCCACACAGGAGAGAAGCCCTACAAATGTGGGGAATGTGGCAAAAACTTCAGCCGCAGCACCCATCTCACCCAGCACCAGCGGGTGCACACAGGGGAGCGGCCCTATGAGTGTGATGAGTGTGGCAAAACCTTCAGCCAGAGCACCCACCTGACCCAGCACCAGCGCAtccacactggagagaagccCTACAAATGTGACGCTTGTGGGAGAGCCTTCAGCAACTGCTCCGCTCTCATTCGACACCTGAGAATACACTCTGGGGAGAAGCCATATCAGTGTCAGATTTGTCCAAAGGCCTTCACGCAGAGCTCCTCTCTCATCGAGCACCAGAGGATCCACACAGGAGAGAAGCCTTACAAGTGCAGTGACTGCGGGAAGGCCTTCAGCCGCAGCTCGGCCCTCATGGCGCACCTCAAGATCCACATCACAGTGCTGCCGTGA